From a region of the Pieris rapae chromosome 22, ilPieRapa1.1, whole genome shotgun sequence genome:
- the LOC111000779 gene encoding protein anon-37Cs-like isoform X1 has protein sequence MAWSSMHSYEVIVVGLGCAGVTAATTLVKAGKKVLALEAMDRVGGRIRTVPFGDGVVEVGAEWIHGTVNSRIYSTALENNITVVPQDITFNVFKSDGTPADSELLNNLVDFAFEKVGKPPMEFTGGLGEFITSRLMEYVKVKYPDLMNDQAFLTEFLELMNLYINNHESSNDWNDVSAQSRYTELEGHQHMSWHRHGYKTFFELMLNTYNNGPGLPNLDIKLNTEVTQIMWPKDGADVRVICADGSTYTSRHVIVTVSLGVLKERYKILFNPGLPHEKIEAIENTSIGVMDKIIFQFDRPWWPKQGTFFGFFWNTEDKKEVPTEDYWITRIFAASNPMGSRNALTMWTSGDVGKMLETLPEDTVKRKCMELLRKFMGKTCEIPEPIGMIRSTWYSNPFTRGSYSYDNRLTIQNPNARTLLAEPLRDTLGVPRVLFAGEATDLIHFSAAHGAVDSGYREAMRIIGNSKL, from the exons ATGGCGTG GTCATCAATGCATTCATACGAGGTCATAGTAGTTGGTCTCGGCTGCGCAGGCGTCACCGCAGCGACCACCCTTGTGAAAGCTGGGAAGAAAGTGCTGGCCCTCGAAGCCATGGATAGGGTCGGTGGTAGGATTCGGACTGTGCCGTTTGGTGACGGTGTTGTAGAAGTTGGTGCTGAATG GATTCACGGTACTGTTAATAGCCGAATATACTCTACGGCCCTTGAGAACAACATTACAGTTGTGCCACAGGATATAACCTTCAATGTGTTTAAATCAGATGGAACGCCAGCTGACAGTGAACTGTTGAATAATTTAGTGGACTTTGCCTTTGAGAAGGTGGGGAAACCGCCAATGGAGTTTACTGGAGGACTGGGAGAGTTTATTACTAGCAG ATTAATGGAATACGTCAAAGTCAAATACCCCGATTTGATGAATGATCAAGCTTTCCTGACGGAATTCCTGGAACTTATGAATCTGTATATAAACAATCATGAGTCTTCGAATGACTGGAATGACGTCAGTGCACAGAGTCGGTACACGGAGTTGGAAGGCCACCAACACATGAGCTGGCACAGGCATGGATATAAGACCTTTTTTGAATTGATGCTG AATACATACAACAACGGACCGGGCTTACCAAACCTAGATATAAAACTGAACACGGAGGTGACGCAAATAATGTGGCCAAAAGATGGCGCTGATGTAAGAGTTATTTGTGCAGATGGCAGCACATACACATCCCGTCACGTTATTGTTACGGTCTCTTTAGGGGTTTTGAAAGAACG atacaaaattttattcaatccGGGATTGCCACATGAAAAAATAGAAGCCATAGAGAATACGTCCATAGGCGTTATggacaaaataatattccaaTTCGACAGACCCTGGTGGCCAAAACAAGGTACATTTTTTGGATTCTTCTGGAATACTGAGGATAAGAAGGAAGTACCGACAGAGGATTATTGGATCACGAGAATTTTTGCTGCTAGCAACCCTATGGGATCCAGGAACGCGTTGACTATGTGGACGAGTGGGGATGTCGGCAAAATG CTGGAAACACTGCCAGAAGACACCGTAAAACGAAAATGTATGGAGCTGTTAAGGAAATTCATGGGTAAAACATGTGAAATACCAGAACCTATTGGAATGATCAG GTCTACCTGGTACTCTAACCCCTTCACCCGCGGTAGTTATTCCTATGACAATCGTCTGACGATACAAAACCCGAATGCACGAACATTGCTCGCTGAACCTCTAAGAGATACTCTCGGAGTTCCAAGGGTTTTGTTCGCCGGAGAGGCCACAGACCTCATACACTTTTCAGCCGCACATGGAGCCGTCGACTCGGGGTATAGGGAGGCGATGAGGATTATCGGCAatagtaaattgtaa
- the LOC110998864 gene encoding spermine oxidase-like → MHTYDIIVVGLGCAGVSAATTLAKAGKKVLALEAMDRIGGRVRTVPFGDGVVEVGAEWIHGTANSSPYRTAMQHNIAIIPQDPTFKVYRSDGTETDDDLLLNDLVNFCFAIVGQKRIHFDGGMGEFITNRLLLYVKAKYPDLIKDKGFLQEFVGLMNAYISVHEASNDWNEVNVHSEYEDLKGHQHMSWHRYGYKTMLELMLNTYNNGPGLPHLDIKMNTEVSQIIWPKYGADVRVVCADGSTYTSRHVIVTVSLGVLKERYNTLFKPGLPREKVDAIEKTSIGTATKIIFKFDKAWWQGLETYHGFMWKAEDIAKLPKEDYWMTKIFGASKPMGSTNTLSLWASGEVGILLEKMPEDILKRKCMELLRKFMGKCYDIPEPTGMIRSTWNLNPFTRGSYSYDNRLTQNANNRRLLAQPLLDTVGVPRVLFAGEATDSHHFSTVHGAVDSGHREAMRLINNSKL, encoded by the exons ATGCATACATACGACATCATAGTAGTAGGTCTGGGATGCGCCGGCGTCTCAGCAGCGACTACATTGGCAAAAGCTGGGAAGAAAGTTCTTGCCCTCGAAGCCATGGACAGGATCGGTGGTCGAGTTCGGACTGTGCCCTTTGGTGATGGCGTTGTTGAAGTTGGTGCTGAATG GATCCATGGCACAGCTAACAGCAGCCCCTACAGAACTGCTATGCAACACAACATTGCAATTATACCCCAAGATCCCACTTTCAAGGTGTATCGATCCGACGGGACAGAGACAGATGATGACTTATTATTGAATGACCTggtgaatttttgttttgcaaTAGTTGGACAAAAACGTATACATTTTGATGGTGGCATGGGAGAATTTATCACAAACAG GTTACTGCTCTACGTAAAAGCAAAGTACCCTGATTTGATTAAAGACAAAGGTTTCCTACAAGAGTTTGTAGGGCTAATGAACGCGTATATAAGCGTCCACGAGGCTTCAAATGATTGGAATGAGGTCAATGTTCACAGTGAGTACGAGGATTTAAAAGGCCACCAACACATGAGTTGGCATAGATATGGGTACAAGACGATGCTCGAGCTGATGcta AATACATACAACAACGGACCGGGCTTACCACAcctagatataaaaatgaacacGGAGGTGTCGCAAATAATATGGCCAAAATATGGCGCTGATGTAAGAGTCGTTTGTGCAGATGGCAGCACATACACATCCCGTCACGTTATTGTTACGGTCTCTTTAGGGGTTTTGAAAGAACG atataatacattattcaaGCCGGGGTTGCCGCGGGAGAAAGTGGATGCCATAGAGAAGACATCTATAGGCACGGCtaccaaaataattttcaaatttgacAAGGCATGGTGGCAAGGACTGGAGACATATCACGGTTTCATGTGGAAAGCTGAGGATATAGCAAAACTACCAAAAGAGGATTATTGGATGACAAAGATTTTTGGAGCGAGCAAGCCCATGGGATCCACAAATACGTTATCTTTGTGGGCTAGTGGGGAAGTGGGGATATTG TTAGAAAAAATGCCAGAGGACATTCTAAAGCGAAAATGCATGGAACTTTTGCGAAAATTCATGGGAAAATGTTATGATATACCGGAGCCAACTGGAATGATAAG ATCCACATGGAACTTAAACCCCTTCACCCGTGGTAGTTATTCCTATGACAATCGTCTGACACAAAACGCGAATAATCGAAGATTGCTTGCCCAGCCTTTACTAGATACAGTCGGAGTTCCCCGCGTTTTGTTCGCTGGAGAGGCCACAGATTCTCATCACTTCTCAACCGTGCACGGCGCTGTCGATTCAGGGCACAGGGAAGCTATGAGACTTATAAACAATAGTAAATTGTAA
- the LOC111000779 gene encoding protein anon-37Cs-like isoform X2 codes for MNSTLWSSMHSYEVIVVGLGCAGVTAATTLVKAGKKVLALEAMDRVGGRIRTVPFGDGVVEVGAEWIHGTVNSRIYSTALENNITVVPQDITFNVFKSDGTPADSELLNNLVDFAFEKVGKPPMEFTGGLGEFITSRLMEYVKVKYPDLMNDQAFLTEFLELMNLYINNHESSNDWNDVSAQSRYTELEGHQHMSWHRHGYKTFFELMLNTYNNGPGLPNLDIKLNTEVTQIMWPKDGADVRVICADGSTYTSRHVIVTVSLGVLKERYKILFNPGLPHEKIEAIENTSIGVMDKIIFQFDRPWWPKQGTFFGFFWNTEDKKEVPTEDYWITRIFAASNPMGSRNALTMWTSGDVGKMLETLPEDTVKRKCMELLRKFMGKTCEIPEPIGMIRSTWYSNPFTRGSYSYDNRLTIQNPNARTLLAEPLRDTLGVPRVLFAGEATDLIHFSAAHGAVDSGYREAMRIIGNSKL; via the exons ATGAATTCTACTTTGTG GTCATCAATGCATTCATACGAGGTCATAGTAGTTGGTCTCGGCTGCGCAGGCGTCACCGCAGCGACCACCCTTGTGAAAGCTGGGAAGAAAGTGCTGGCCCTCGAAGCCATGGATAGGGTCGGTGGTAGGATTCGGACTGTGCCGTTTGGTGACGGTGTTGTAGAAGTTGGTGCTGAATG GATTCACGGTACTGTTAATAGCCGAATATACTCTACGGCCCTTGAGAACAACATTACAGTTGTGCCACAGGATATAACCTTCAATGTGTTTAAATCAGATGGAACGCCAGCTGACAGTGAACTGTTGAATAATTTAGTGGACTTTGCCTTTGAGAAGGTGGGGAAACCGCCAATGGAGTTTACTGGAGGACTGGGAGAGTTTATTACTAGCAG ATTAATGGAATACGTCAAAGTCAAATACCCCGATTTGATGAATGATCAAGCTTTCCTGACGGAATTCCTGGAACTTATGAATCTGTATATAAACAATCATGAGTCTTCGAATGACTGGAATGACGTCAGTGCACAGAGTCGGTACACGGAGTTGGAAGGCCACCAACACATGAGCTGGCACAGGCATGGATATAAGACCTTTTTTGAATTGATGCTG AATACATACAACAACGGACCGGGCTTACCAAACCTAGATATAAAACTGAACACGGAGGTGACGCAAATAATGTGGCCAAAAGATGGCGCTGATGTAAGAGTTATTTGTGCAGATGGCAGCACATACACATCCCGTCACGTTATTGTTACGGTCTCTTTAGGGGTTTTGAAAGAACG atacaaaattttattcaatccGGGATTGCCACATGAAAAAATAGAAGCCATAGAGAATACGTCCATAGGCGTTATggacaaaataatattccaaTTCGACAGACCCTGGTGGCCAAAACAAGGTACATTTTTTGGATTCTTCTGGAATACTGAGGATAAGAAGGAAGTACCGACAGAGGATTATTGGATCACGAGAATTTTTGCTGCTAGCAACCCTATGGGATCCAGGAACGCGTTGACTATGTGGACGAGTGGGGATGTCGGCAAAATG CTGGAAACACTGCCAGAAGACACCGTAAAACGAAAATGTATGGAGCTGTTAAGGAAATTCATGGGTAAAACATGTGAAATACCAGAACCTATTGGAATGATCAG GTCTACCTGGTACTCTAACCCCTTCACCCGCGGTAGTTATTCCTATGACAATCGTCTGACGATACAAAACCCGAATGCACGAACATTGCTCGCTGAACCTCTAAGAGATACTCTCGGAGTTCCAAGGGTTTTGTTCGCCGGAGAGGCCACAGACCTCATACACTTTTCAGCCGCACATGGAGCCGTCGACTCGGGGTATAGGGAGGCGATGAGGATTATCGGCAatagtaaattgtaa
- the LOC111000779 gene encoding protein anon-37Cs-like isoform X3, which yields MSSMHSYEVIVVGLGCAGVTAATTLVKAGKKVLALEAMDRVGGRIRTVPFGDGVVEVGAEWIHGTVNSRIYSTALENNITVVPQDITFNVFKSDGTPADSELLNNLVDFAFEKVGKPPMEFTGGLGEFITSRLMEYVKVKYPDLMNDQAFLTEFLELMNLYINNHESSNDWNDVSAQSRYTELEGHQHMSWHRHGYKTFFELMLNTYNNGPGLPNLDIKLNTEVTQIMWPKDGADVRVICADGSTYTSRHVIVTVSLGVLKERYKILFNPGLPHEKIEAIENTSIGVMDKIIFQFDRPWWPKQGTFFGFFWNTEDKKEVPTEDYWITRIFAASNPMGSRNALTMWTSGDVGKMLETLPEDTVKRKCMELLRKFMGKTCEIPEPIGMIRSTWYSNPFTRGSYSYDNRLTIQNPNARTLLAEPLRDTLGVPRVLFAGEATDLIHFSAAHGAVDSGYREAMRIIGNSKL from the exons at GTCATCAATGCATTCATACGAGGTCATAGTAGTTGGTCTCGGCTGCGCAGGCGTCACCGCAGCGACCACCCTTGTGAAAGCTGGGAAGAAAGTGCTGGCCCTCGAAGCCATGGATAGGGTCGGTGGTAGGATTCGGACTGTGCCGTTTGGTGACGGTGTTGTAGAAGTTGGTGCTGAATG GATTCACGGTACTGTTAATAGCCGAATATACTCTACGGCCCTTGAGAACAACATTACAGTTGTGCCACAGGATATAACCTTCAATGTGTTTAAATCAGATGGAACGCCAGCTGACAGTGAACTGTTGAATAATTTAGTGGACTTTGCCTTTGAGAAGGTGGGGAAACCGCCAATGGAGTTTACTGGAGGACTGGGAGAGTTTATTACTAGCAG ATTAATGGAATACGTCAAAGTCAAATACCCCGATTTGATGAATGATCAAGCTTTCCTGACGGAATTCCTGGAACTTATGAATCTGTATATAAACAATCATGAGTCTTCGAATGACTGGAATGACGTCAGTGCACAGAGTCGGTACACGGAGTTGGAAGGCCACCAACACATGAGCTGGCACAGGCATGGATATAAGACCTTTTTTGAATTGATGCTG AATACATACAACAACGGACCGGGCTTACCAAACCTAGATATAAAACTGAACACGGAGGTGACGCAAATAATGTGGCCAAAAGATGGCGCTGATGTAAGAGTTATTTGTGCAGATGGCAGCACATACACATCCCGTCACGTTATTGTTACGGTCTCTTTAGGGGTTTTGAAAGAACG atacaaaattttattcaatccGGGATTGCCACATGAAAAAATAGAAGCCATAGAGAATACGTCCATAGGCGTTATggacaaaataatattccaaTTCGACAGACCCTGGTGGCCAAAACAAGGTACATTTTTTGGATTCTTCTGGAATACTGAGGATAAGAAGGAAGTACCGACAGAGGATTATTGGATCACGAGAATTTTTGCTGCTAGCAACCCTATGGGATCCAGGAACGCGTTGACTATGTGGACGAGTGGGGATGTCGGCAAAATG CTGGAAACACTGCCAGAAGACACCGTAAAACGAAAATGTATGGAGCTGTTAAGGAAATTCATGGGTAAAACATGTGAAATACCAGAACCTATTGGAATGATCAG GTCTACCTGGTACTCTAACCCCTTCACCCGCGGTAGTTATTCCTATGACAATCGTCTGACGATACAAAACCCGAATGCACGAACATTGCTCGCTGAACCTCTAAGAGATACTCTCGGAGTTCCAAGGGTTTTGTTCGCCGGAGAGGCCACAGACCTCATACACTTTTCAGCCGCACATGGAGCCGTCGACTCGGGGTATAGGGAGGCGATGAGGATTATCGGCAatagtaaattgtaa
- the LOC110998853 gene encoding spermine oxidase-like, translating to MDRIGGRVRTVPFGDGVVEVGAEWIHGIRNSSTYRTAMQHNITIIPQDPTFKVYRSDGTETDDELLLNDLVNFCFVMVGQKHINFVGGLGEFITRRLLLYVKAKYPYLIKDTGFLPEFVGLMNAYISVHEASNDWNEVNALSEYEDLKGHQHMSWHRYGYKTLFELMLNTYNNGSGLPNLDIKLNTEVTQIIWPEDGADVRVICADGSTYTSRHVIVTVSLGVLKDRYTTLFKPGLPWKKIEAIEKTSIGAVDKIIFKFDKAWWRGQETYYGFMWKAEDKIKLPIEDYWMTKVFGASRPRGSSNTLSLWTSGEMGKLLEQMPEDILKRKCMELLRKFMGKCYDIPEPTGMIRSTWHSNPFTRGSYSYDNRLTTQNANDRRFLAEPLVDTHGVPRVLFAGEATDSHHFSTVHGAVDSGYREAMRLMNNRVF from the exons ATGGACAGGATCGGTGGTCGAGTTCGGACTGTGCCCTTTGGTGATGGCGTTGTTGAAGTTGGTGCTGAATG GATCCATGGTATACGCAACAGTAGCACCTACAGAACCGCTATGCAACAcaacattacaattatacCCCAAGATCCCACTTTCAAGGTGTACCGATCTGACGGGACGGAGACTGACgatgaattattattgaacGACCTCGTCAATTTTTGCTTTGTAATGGTTGGTCAAAagcatataaattttgttggtGGCTTGGGAGAATTTATTACAAGAAG GTTACTGCTCTACGTAAAAGCAAAGTACCCTTATTTGATTAAAGACACAGGTTTCCTACCAGAGTTTGTAGGGCTAATGAACGCGTATATTAGCGTCCACGAGGCTTCAAATGATTGGAACGAGGTAAATGCTCTGAGTGAGTACGAGGATTTGAAAGGCCACCAACACATGAGTTGGCACAGATACGGGTACAAGACATTGTTCGAGCTGATGCTA AATACATACAACAATGGATCGGGCTTACCAAACCTAGATATAAAACTGAACACGGAGGTGACGCAAATAATATGGCCAGAAGATGGGGCTGATGTAAGAGTTATTTGTGCAGATGGCAGCACATACACATCCCGTCACGTTATTGTTACGGTCTCTTTAGGGGTTTTGAAAGATCG ATATACTACATTATTTAAGCCGGGGTTGCCGTGGAAAAAAATAGAAGCTATCGAGAAGACATCTATAGGTGCGgttgacaaaataatttttaaatttgacaaaGCTTGGTGGCGAGGACAGGAGACATACTACGGTTTCATGTGGAAAGCTgaggataaaataaaactaccaATAGAGGATTATTGGATGACAAAGGTTTTTGGGGCGAGCAGGCCCAGGGGATCCTCAAATACGTTATCTTTGTGGACTAGTGGGGAAATGGGAAAATTG TTGGAACAAATGCCAGAGGACATTTTGAAGCGAAAGTGCATGGAGCTTTTGCGAAAGTTCATGGGAAAATGTTATGATATACCGGAGCCGACTGGAATGATAAG ATCCACCTGGCACTCTAACCCTTTTACACGTGGTAGTTATTCCTATGACAATCGTCTGACGACACAAAACGCGAACGATCGAAGATTTCTCGCGGAGCCATTAGTCGATACGCACGGAGTTCCTCGCGTTTTGTTCGCTGGAGAGGCCACAGATTCTCATCACTTCTCAACTGTGCACGGCGCTGTCGATTCAGGGTACAGGGAAGCTATGAGACTTATGAACAAtcgtgtattttaa
- the LOC110998852 gene encoding uncharacterized protein LOC110998852 — protein MSEHLKFEKVRAVCSKVDDICKRNSSNVCAVRFFHEKMDYKDFENTCFLYMTNMCDNPEHEYAIVVSGSCNEFLKTRRSSVISAPIVKKSEQNSTSKFKSNTTQTRKAFKHLRAHPETTWSTLYDIETAFDYHLCPLSCPNTYDPVCVAVNRGHGLYFKFYTFVNHCAGDLYYCKHWEEFSPPPDEGELVKSSPLSWSYCASNKYIQYARFSEVTSSMGYYGWLAGDYKYSHIMEPHERIPGHG, from the exons ATGAgtgaacatttaaaatttgaaaaagtaCGTGCAGTGTGTTCTAAAGTTGACGATATATGTAAAAGAAATTCAAGTAATGTGTGTGCGGTGCGATTCTTTCACGAAAAGATGGATTACAAGGATTTTGAAAACACGTGCTTTTTGTATATGACCAATATGTGTGATAATCCTGAGCATG AATACGCCATCGTTGTATCTGGGTCATGTAATGAGTTTTTAAAGACACGTAGAAGTAGTGTCATATCCGCCccaatagttaaaaaatcaGAACAAAACTCAACCAGCAAGTTTAAATCTAATACCACCCAAACCCGAAAGGCTTTTAAAC ATTTGCGAGCCCACCCAGAGACAACATGGAGCACGCTCTACGACATTGAGACAGCTTTTGACTATCACCTATGCCCCCTTTCCTGTCCAAACACATATGATCCTGTGTGTGTCGCTGTCAACCGCGGCCATGGATTGTATTTTAAGTTCTACACATTTGTGAACCACTGTGCGGGTGATTTGTACTATTGCAAACATTGGGAAG AATTCAGTCCACCACCAGATGAAGGGGAACTGGTGAAGAGTTCGCCACTCAGTTGGTCTTACTGTGCATCTAACAA ATATATTCAATACGCACGATTCAGTGAAGTAACATCATCAATGGGGTACTATGGATGGCTGGCGGGCGACTATAA ATACAGCCATATTATGGAGCCTCACGAAAGAATACCCGGCCATGGATAA